The Bacillus sp. F19 DNA segment TCAATCGGGGAATAATGCGCCTGCTAATGAAAATCCTGCTACTGATTTTTTCATATGACATCCTCATTCCTCTTCTTTTAGTTTGAGGTTAACATTTTGTCAACCTCGTACTATTAATTTAACGGGTGAATAAGTCAGCCAAATTTATACGCTGATCGTTATTCTCCGCTTTTCAGTATTTGACTGAATCGCTGCTTCGTTCACTGCCGTTAACAGCAGGGCATCCTCATTCGAAATAGATGGGGTTTTACCAGACTGGATGGCATCCGCCCATTGTTCCATTGGAATCGGAAGCTCTTTTGGCAGCTGTTCAATCACATGAGTACCTTCGCCATTTCTAAGCTCCACTTTTCCATCCTGAATCAGCAGGCATCCTTCTGTTCCGTATAATTCGAGATAAAACGGGCTTCCATGTGAAACAAACGAGGTTTCGAGCACGCCAGTTACACTGTTCTCATAGGAAATGAGGACAGAAGCCTGATCTTCAACTTCTTTTGAATAAACGCAATCAAAATGAGCGGATACTTCTTTAGGTTTTCCTGCAAGGCGGTTGAGCAAATAGATCGGATGAGCGCCTAGATCTATGAGAGCCCCTCCGCCGCATTGCTCAGCATTGTAGAAGTGCGCCGGCAGCCATCCTTCAGGGTTTTCCGCTGAAGGCACTGAACCGTTATGAGCGACTCGGCATCTTGCCATTTTGAGTTCTCCAATCAAGCCATCCTTCAGTGCTTTTTCAGCATACAGGTAATAGTTTGTGCTCAGCCTGGGCATTGAGACCACAAGAGAAACTCCCGCTTTCCGGACGGCTTCAAAGATTTCTTTGCAATCCGCTGTTGTTAACGCCAGTACTTTTTCTGTAAAAATATGCTTTCCATGCTGCGCTGCTTTTATGATGACTTCCTTGTGCATGTTAGTCGGCGTGTCAACAACCACCCCTTCAATAGCAGGATTGCTTAGAACCTTCTCAAGCTCAGGTTCAAATGAAACATTCAGTTCATTTGCCCACTGCTGCCCTCTTTCTTTGTCCTCATCCCATATATGCGTAATGTTCAATTTAGAACTGTTATGTATATCTCTTTCATAATCAACGGCATGAACGTGCCATTTGCTCAGCATGGCGACTGAAATCATTTTTTTCCCTCCCGAAAGTTTTTTTACTTATAGTAACTTCCTTTTCAAACACCTGATTTCCTTTTCATTTTTTGGAGTATTTTTTATTAGAGAGGTTTTTTCTTTGGATAAAAGAGGGAATATGCCTGTTATATCCTAAGGAGGAAAACGAATGAAGCTTCATAACGGTTCTCTATATTGGCCTCAAACGGTCAGCCATGTTCAGGCATATCCTGAGCTGCAAGATACAATAACATGCGATGTCCTCATCGTTGGAGGGGGAATGTCTGGTGGTTTGTGTGCTCACACCCTTTCAAGGTATGATTTAAATACAATAGCAGTGGAAAAAAGAACCGTCGGCAGCGGCAGTTCAATTGCAAATACAGGGCTCCTGCAGTTTTCAAATGATACGATGCTGCATGAATTCATCAAAAAAATAGGTGAAGAGAAAGCGGTCCGTTTTTATAAAATGTGTTTAAAAGCAGTAGATGAGCTTGAACTTGCAGCTAAAAGCTTATCGAAAGAAGTCGATTTTCAGCAAACAAAAAAACAGCACCGCCATCAGGCAATGCTGCTCTATTTATTTCTTCTTTTCATCATAGTATTGAACGGGATACATGGAGCCCTCTGAGACCATTTTATTATCTTCAACGTCGTGAGGATCTGGATGACCCGCTTTTTCAACAGGAAATGAATCTGTGTTTTTGCGCGCAAAGCAGGGAATCTTGTTTTTGGCGCTCTGAACGAATCCTGTTACCTTTTGACGGTTTGATTTATCCTTTAATAAATAGGATGTCACTCCGACTCCGACTGTTGATAAGGCAATTCCTGAAATTAATGTTTTCTGTCTCATACAAGTTGCTCCTTTCGTATTGAATTTGTTTCTTACTTTTAATTACCCGCTTCTTTCTTTTGCAAAACATAGAAACTTAAAGAATAAAACGCCGCACAAAAGTGCAAGCGTCAAAAGCTATCTTTTCTTCTTTTTGCGGCTGTATATATCAAACCACACAGCTAGGACCAGAATGCTTCCTTTTACAATCAGCTGCCAGTAGGCATCGATATTCATGATGCTCATGCCATTATCAAGACTTGCCATAACAAGGGCTCGGATGCTTCAAAGAGTTATCCGCCATAATTGAACTTTTTTCAGCCGTTTTTCCGATTTTTACAGACAAATTAAAGACGTTTCTTCTTCAATCAGAATGGGTGTCTTCATCTTTTTCCTCATAGACATAGGGCTGTGCCGGAGGTTTTATTTTTGATGACTTTTTAATTAGCAGATAAGGTACCTCAGCTCCGGAATACATACTTGTACTTAACTCTCCTGAGACGTTAACCCACTGTTTATCGTGAAGAGCTTTTCCATTTTCCATCTCAGAAAGAAGACCATATAAGCCATCATGCTCATCCGTACAGCAAGGATCTCCTTTTCTGGCAATAACAAATTGCGTTTCTGAAAAGTCTTTTTCGCGGAATACAAACCCAGTCATTTCAATTTGTTTTCCTGCAAACTCTTTTGGAAACCTATCTAGAACATCCAATATTGAGATGTAATTTTCATTTGAAAGAATGATTTTATCCATTTTCAGTAAATCATTTTTCTGATTTTCATAATATTCATCAGGTTTATCTTCAGCATGATGATCATCTTCATGCTCAGGTTCATATTTTTCATTTAACTTTTCCATATATCCATCAGGATCTTCTAAATACTCTTTAGCATTCGCTAATGGTTCTTCTTTTTCCTGAGATGCTGCTTGTTTTTCAGGTTCTCTCTCTTCCTTTTCTGGCTGCATACTTATGACAAATACAATACTTGCTATGATCAGAAGACCTAAAACTGCCGTTATAAACTTTTTCATATTTGTTAACTCCTACTCCATTGAATTCCCGGGAACTGCCCTCTTCTAGTTTAACAAAAAAAAGGGAAGTTTCGTTCAGAAGAAACTTCCATTAAAAGCATCATTTTTTTTACATGGAGTCCAATACCAAATAGTGAATCCTTATACTGACTTGGAGACTTCTTGCAGACTTTTTTGAACACACGGCTAAAGTAGTTCGGATCGTTGTAGCCGACTTCAAAGGCAAGCTGCAGGATCCTTTTTTATATGCTTGGTTTGAAACAATTTTTTTCGTGTTCGACCTTTTTTGTTGTGGAATATATTTAGTTTGCTGCACTTTTTTAGGTGCTCGACATTTTTTGTTGCAGCATAACTGGGTTTGTTGCACTTTTTTCGGTGTGCTCGGAGTCCATATTCCTGTGTAAATTAAATTAAGAATGTTCTTCTCCCCAAAACCATTATTTCGCCACTCATTCTGCTGCAAACAAAAAAACCCCCAGGAACCAATATCCCAGGGATTTCATTCTTAGATTTTATTCTGTGATACGTTAATTCGATTCATTGCTCGGCGCAAAGCAAGTTCGGCACGCTTGAAATCGATGTCGTCTGTACTTTTGTTCAGACGCTGTTCAGCGCGTTCCTTCGCAGATTGTGCACGAGTTAAATCAATATCTTCTACAGTCTCAGCAGCTTGTGCCAAGATTGTGACTTTGTCAGGCCGTACTTCTAAAAAGCCGCCGCTAACAGCCACGAGTTCCGTGGATTTTCCTGTTTTCAACCGAACTGCTCCGATTTGCAAAGGAGCAACCAACGGAATATGACCTGGCAAGATTCCGAGCTCACCGCTTTGAGCCTTTACGCTTACCATTTCGACGTCTGCATCGTAAACTGGGCCATCGGGAGTAACGACATTGACTTGTACTGTCTTCATACTCTATACCCTCCTGCGTCCCAAAATTATACTTCTACACCCATGTTCTTCGCACTTTCGATAACATCTTCAATGCGTCCCACAAGACGGAATGCATCTTCTGGAAGATGATCGTATTTGCCTTCAAGAATTTCCTTGAAGCCGCGAACTGTTTCTTTAACAGGAACGTAAGAACCTGCTTGACCAGTAAACTGCTCAGCTACGTGGAAGTTTTGGGATAAGAAGAATTGAATACGACGTGCACGGGACACGACTAATTTATCTTCGTCATTAAGCTCATCCATACCAAGGATCGCAATGATATCTTGTAATTCTTTGTAACGCTGCAGTGTTTGCTGTACTTGACGTGCAACAGAATAGTGCTCTTCTCCAACGATTTCAGGAGATAATGCACGAGATGTTGAAGCAAGTGGATCCACCGCTGGGTAAATACCCATTTCAGAAAGTTTACGCTCAAGGTTTGTTGTTGCATCCAAGTGAGCGAAAGTTGTTGCAGGAGCCGGATCCGTATAGTCATCGGCAGGAACGTAGATTGCTTGAATCGACGTTACAGAACCAACGTTTGTAGACGTGATGCGCTCTTGCAATTGACCCATTTCAGTAGCAAGTGTCGGCTGGTAACCAACGGCAGATGGCATACGGCCAAGAAGGGCAGATACCTCTGAACCTGCTTGAGTGAAACGGAAAATGTTATCCATGAAGAAAAGAACGTCTTGTCCTTGATCATCACGGAAGTATTCAGCCATTGTAAGACCTGTAAGAGCTACACGCATACGTGCTCCAGGCGGCTCATTCATTTGACCGAAAACCATCGCTGTTTTCTTGATAACACCAGAATCAGTCATCTCATGGTAAAGGTCATTTCCTTCACGAGTACGCTCTCCAACACCAGCGAATACAGAGATACCGCCATGCTCTTGAGCGATGTTGTTGATAAGTTCTTGGATAAGTACGGTTTTACCAACTCCCGCACCACCGAAAAGACCGATTTTTCCGCCTTTGATGTAAGGTGCAAGAAGGTCTACTACTTTGATTCCCGTTTCAAGAATTTCTACCTCAGTAGAAAGCTGATCGAATTTAGGTGCTAGTCTGTGAATTGGATCACGACGAGATCCAGCAGGAATTGCTTCATCCAAATCAATGTTATCACCTAATACGTTAAATACACGGCCTAGTGTAACATCTCCAACTGGAACTGAGATTGGAGCACCTGTATCTAAAACTTCACTTCCGCGAACAAGGCCATCTGTTGATGCCATCGCTACGGTACGAACCGTGTCGTCACCTAGGTGAAGGGCAACTTCTAATGTTAATTCTGACGCTGCTTCATTTTCGCTTCGTCCTTTGAATGTAACTTTAAGGGCGTTATAGATTTCAGGAAGCTGACCGCTTTGGAACTTTACGTCAACAACCGGACCCATAACTTGAGTAACGCGTCCTTTATTCATCGTTTTCCCTCCTAACTTGCTAGTGCAGAACATTTCTGTCTATGGAACCCATATATTGGGCCTGTTTGTCTATTCTAGTGCCGCAGCTCCGCCGACGATTTCCGTAATTTCCTGTGTAATCGCAGCCTGACGTGCACGGTTATATGAAAGAGTAAGACTGTTGATAAGTTCTTTCGCATTGTCTGTCGCATTTTTCATCGCTGACATACGCGCAGCATGCTCAGAAGCTTTACTGTCTAAAAGTGCTCCGTAGATGAGACTTTCAGCATATTGTGGTAATAACACTTCTAAAATCTCTTCCTCAGAAGGCTCAAATTCGTAAGATGTTTTCTTAGTAGAGCCAGCTAGATCAGAAAGAGGAAGAAGCTTCGTTTCTGTTACGTCCTGCTGAATAACACTTGCGAAATGATTGTAATACACGTAGATTTCGTCAAATGTTCCATCATTGAACATATTAACTGTGTTTGTTGCAATATCTTTAATCTCAGCAAATGATGTGTCATCTGCAATACCAGTCACTTCAAGAGCGATTTGAACACCGCGCTTCTTGAAGAATTCACGTCCAATCTTACCGATTGCAATTACAGCGTACTCATCTTTCGACATGTGGCGCTTTTGCATTGCCTGGTATACGGCACGCAAAACGTTACTGTTAAGGGCACCAGCTAATCCCCGGTCAGACGTGATCACAAGATACGCTGTTTTCTTAACGGGACGGCTGACAAGCATTGGATGAGACACACCCGTACTGCCTAAAGCTATGTTTGCAACCACCTCTTGTATCTTATCCATATAAGGCACAAACGCTTTTGCGTTGTTTTCGGCGCGGTTCAGCTTTGCGGCTGAAACCATCTCCATTG contains these protein-coding regions:
- a CDS encoding AraC family transcriptional regulator; this encodes MLQLAFEVGYNDPNYFSRVFKKVCKKSPSQYKDSLFGIGLHVKKMMLLMEVSSERNFPFFC
- a CDS encoding F0F1 ATP synthase subunit epsilon, coding for MKTVQVNVVTPDGPVYDADVEMVSVKAQSGELGILPGHIPLVAPLQIGAVRLKTGKSTELVAVSGGFLEVRPDKVTILAQAAETVEDIDLTRAQSAKERAEQRLNKSTDDIDFKRAELALRRAMNRINVSQNKI
- a CDS encoding FAD-binding oxidoreductase; translated protein: MKLHNGSLYWPQTVSHVQAYPELQDTITCDVLIVGGGMSGGLCAHTLSRYDLNTIAVEKRTVGSGSSIANTGLLQFSNDTMLHEFIKKIGEEKAVRFYKMCLKAVDELELAAKSLSKEVDFQQTKKQHRHQAMLLYLFLLFIIVLNGIHGAL
- a CDS encoding Gfo/Idh/MocA family oxidoreductase; this translates as MISVAMLSKWHVHAVDYERDIHNSSKLNITHIWDEDKERGQQWANELNVSFEPELEKVLSNPAIEGVVVDTPTNMHKEVIIKAAQHGKHIFTEKVLALTTADCKEIFEAVRKAGVSLVVSMPRLSTNYYLYAEKALKDGLIGELKMARCRVAHNGSVPSAENPEGWLPAHFYNAEQCGGGALIDLGAHPIYLLNRLAGKPKEVSAHFDCVYSKEVEDQASVLISYENSVTGVLETSFVSHGSPFYLELYGTEGCLLIQDGKVELRNGEGTHVIEQLPKELPIPMEQWADAIQSGKTPSISNEDALLLTAVNEAAIQSNTEKRRITISV
- a CDS encoding F0F1 ATP synthase subunit gamma, with product MASLRDIKSRITSTKKTSQITKAMEMVSAAKLNRAENNAKAFVPYMDKIQEVVANIALGSTGVSHPMLVSRPVKKTAYLVITSDRGLAGALNSNVLRAVYQAMQKRHMSKDEYAVIAIGKIGREFFKKRGVQIALEVTGIADDTSFAEIKDIATNTVNMFNDGTFDEIYVYYNHFASVIQQDVTETKLLPLSDLAGSTKKTSYEFEPSEEEILEVLLPQYAESLIYGALLDSKASEHAARMSAMKNATDNAKELINSLTLSYNRARQAAITQEITEIVGGAAALE
- the atpD gene encoding F0F1 ATP synthase subunit beta, producing MNKGRVTQVMGPVVDVKFQSGQLPEIYNALKVTFKGRSENEAASELTLEVALHLGDDTVRTVAMASTDGLVRGSEVLDTGAPISVPVGDVTLGRVFNVLGDNIDLDEAIPAGSRRDPIHRLAPKFDQLSTEVEILETGIKVVDLLAPYIKGGKIGLFGGAGVGKTVLIQELINNIAQEHGGISVFAGVGERTREGNDLYHEMTDSGVIKKTAMVFGQMNEPPGARMRVALTGLTMAEYFRDDQGQDVLFFMDNIFRFTQAGSEVSALLGRMPSAVGYQPTLATEMGQLQERITSTNVGSVTSIQAIYVPADDYTDPAPATTFAHLDATTNLERKLSEMGIYPAVDPLASTSRALSPEIVGEEHYSVARQVQQTLQRYKELQDIIAILGMDELNDEDKLVVSRARRIQFFLSQNFHVAEQFTGQAGSYVPVKETVRGFKEILEGKYDHLPEDAFRLVGRIEDVIESAKNMGVEV
- a CDS encoding TIGR03943 family protein — its product is MKKFITAVLGLLIIASIVFVISMQPEKEEREPEKQAASQEKEEPLANAKEYLEDPDGYMEKLNEKYEPEHEDDHHAEDKPDEYYENQKNDLLKMDKIILSNENYISILDVLDRFPKEFAGKQIEMTGFVFREKDFSETQFVIARKGDPCCTDEHDGLYGLLSEMENGKALHDKQWVNVSGELSTSMYSGAEVPYLLIKKSSKIKPPAQPYVYEEKDEDTHSD